The DNA sequence AAGTTCCGTGGCGAGGAAAGGGCCAAGAGCGGGATCCTGCGCACTCGTGAGTTTCTGATGAAGGACGCCTACTCGTTCGACGTCGACCTGGCGGGGCTGGATGCCAGCTATCGCAGAATGTACGACGCCTACTGTCGCATCTTCAAGCGGTGCGGTCTGCCGTACCTGGCGGTTGAGGCCGAGTCCGGCCCGATCGGGGGGGATGCCTCACACGAGTTCATGGTGCTGACCGACGCCGGCGAGGATTTCGTGGCCATCAGCGAAGACGGGTCTTATGCGGCCAACATCGAGCGTGCCGCCCGCGCGGTGCCACCGCTGCCGGGCGACCCGGCCCCCGGGGACATGAAAAGCCTTGAGACGGTTCATACGCCGGGCTGCCCGGGCATCGAGGACGTATGCAGGTTTCTTGGGGTCCAATCATCACAGATGATTAAGACGTTGGTGTACCGTTTCGAACCCTCCTCGTCGGAAGCGAAGGCCGGGGCCGGTTACGTCATCATCTGCGTACGCGGCGACCACGACGTCAATGAGAATAAGGCCAAGCGGCTCTGCCCGGGCGGGACCCTGACGATGGGCGAGATCGCCCGGGCCGAGCAGGACGGTTTCGCCATCGGGTACGTCGGACCGCACGTTGTCAACCAAAAGGACTGCACGCTGATCATTGATCCGGACGCGAGAGCGCTGGTCAATGCGGTGACCGGGGCCAACAAGAAGGACCATCATGTGACGGGCTTCAACTGGGTCCGAGACGTAGCGGCCGAGAAGCTGAGTGCAGCGATCGTGGCCGACGTCCGTAACGTGGTCGAGGGGGACATTGCGCCCAACGGCAGCGGGTCGAGGATGTTGTTCCGGAAGGCCATCGAAGTAGGCCACGTGTTCAAGCTGGGGACGAAGTATTCGGCCAGCATGGGGGCGACCTTTCTGGACGAGAACGGCAAGGCCCGCGAGTTCATCATGGGCTGTTACGGGATCGGCGTGAACCGGATCATGGCCGCGGCGATCGAGGCTCACCATGACGCCGACGGCATTTGCTGGCCCATGAGCATCGCTCCGTTCGAGGTGCTGATCGTCGCTCTCGACACCCGAGAAGAAGGCGTGATGTCCGCGGCTCGCAGAATTCACGACCGACTTGCGGAAGAAGGTATGGACGTCCTGCTGGACGACCGGGACGCACGGCCGGGGTTCAAGTTCAAAGACGCGGACCTGATCGGGATCCCCATTCGCGTCACCGTGGGCAAGAAGGGCCTGACGGAGGGCGTGGTGGAAGTGAAGATGCGGGACAGCAAGGAGATGGTGAAGCTGACACCGGAGGCGGCTGTTGCCGAGGTAATGAACTGGGTTAAGGAGGCTAAAGTACTCTAATAGCTCTTATTTGGTGTCCAGCTTTCAGATCATGGCGGGCACCTGGACTCGTTCTGCTCGCAAGGTAAGACCTCGTTTGTTTTCGAACATCTCGACTACGCCGTCCACCGCCAGGATCGGGTTGGCGGCCGTCAGATGGCCGAAACGACGGTAAGTGTTCGGGAACAAGCACGTTTCCACGAATCCGGTCCGGTCGGCGAGGGTCACGAACTTCATCAGATCACCCGTATTGGTGCGGTTAACGCGGTCGGCGACCATCAAGCCGCAAACCGAGACGCGACGGCCGGTATGCTCGTTCAATTCCGAGACCGGGACATATCGCGACCAGTCGATTGTTCTGCCCTTGTCGTCGCGGCTCAAATACGTGATGGGATCGATTGTGATCGGGAAGCCGAGCAAGTCCATCTCGCGTCTGGCCACCTGCCAGGCATCGGGACAGTCCAGATCCACCGGCGGGGTCTGGTCATCCTTCTCGGGTTGCGTCTTCCACAGCGTGCCGCCGTGTTCGTGCCCCATTCCTTGCAGCCGTCTCAATCGCCAGAACAACATCGGTCGCGAAATGCCGAACACGTCCAGCGCCCCGCTGTCCAGCAACAGCCGCCCCTCCGACTCCGTTGGTCGGCAGCGCCGCACGAAATCGTCCACGCTTTCGAAGGGCCCCTTTTCGCGTTCATCGAGATATCGTTCGAGGAATGCCTGCGACAATTCCTGGATGTGAGTGACGGGGACGCGGATCATTAACCGAAATGAATGGTCCGCGGGCGCGGACCCTACAGGGTCGGCACCACGGGGATAAACCCCTCTTGTCGGGCCGGCAGGATTATCCGTACCCTTCCGGTGAATCCCATCTTGTTTTTCACTCGCACGATTTGAGAAGATAGCCCAGGTCATGGCACCTCGTGGATTATCCTGCCGGTCTTCGGGACCGTGCCCCGTTGGAAGAAAAGGAAGACCACGGGGATAAACCCCTCTTATCGAGCCGGCGGGATTATCCGGCCGGTCTTCGGGACCGTACCCCGTTGGAAGAAAAGGAAGACCACGGGGATAAACCCCTCTTGTCGAGCCGGCAGGATTATCCGGCCGGTCTTCGGGACCGTACCCCGTTGGAAGAAAAGGAAGACCACGGGGATAAACCCCGTGGCTCGTCAAGGCGGGGCGGCTTTCATTCGAATTCGGTCCCTCACCGCCGGCGCGATGGGGTACCTGGACGTGTTCCACGCTGAAACGCTTGCGTGAGCGATTGACGCATGGGGGGAGGAAACCGACGCCGAGGCGGAGGGCCTCCATGACGTAGAGGATCTGGGGGAGGGTGGGCGAATGGGCATAGAAGCCGCGGTAGTTCGACAGGACCGCCGCCAGGTAATGGGCCGGCCAACGGCGTTTGAGCCAGGCGCCTTGGAAAGCCTCGACCGCGTACTCGGCCGAGTGGGCCTTGTTGAACATGAAGCCGCGGAAGCCCTCGATCATGGCCCAGACTTCGTTGATCTCCGCCTCGCTTCGGCCTTGCAACCGGGCGGCTTCGCGAAACTCGCCTTCCATTCGGCGGATCATCGGGAGATTTTCCTTGTTGAGCGCCCGGCGCAGGACGTCAGCCCGGCCGAGGTTCATGCCGGCGAACTCGACGGCCGCCTGGAGGATGTGCTCCTCAAAGATCATCAGGCCGTAGGTGCCTGCCAGGACGGAAGTTAGGGCTGGATGCACCTGTCCGGGCGGTTCCAGCTGCTGATAGCGACGACAGAATGCCTCTTTTTTACCTTGATTGGCTGCTCCGGGACGGATGATGGCCACGATGGCCGTCAGGCAGTCGATGTCGCGGCAGTTGGACTGGACCAGCAGGCTGGTCATGGCCGGGGACTCGATGTGATGCACGCCGCGGGCATCGCCGCGAGCGATCATGTCCCATGTTTGGCCTTCC is a window from the Phycisphaerae bacterium genome containing:
- the proS gene encoding proline--tRNA ligase, yielding KFRGEERAKSGILRTREFLMKDAYSFDVDLAGLDASYRRMYDAYCRIFKRCGLPYLAVEAESGPIGGDASHEFMVLTDAGEDFVAISEDGSYAANIERAARAVPPLPGDPAPGDMKSLETVHTPGCPGIEDVCRFLGVQSSQMIKTLVYRFEPSSSEAKAGAGYVIICVRGDHDVNENKAKRLCPGGTLTMGEIARAEQDGFAIGYVGPHVVNQKDCTLIIDPDARALVNAVTGANKKDHHVTGFNWVRDVAAEKLSAAIVADVRNVVEGDIAPNGSGSRMLFRKAIEVGHVFKLGTKYSASMGATFLDENGKAREFIMGCYGIGVNRIMAAAIEAHHDADGICWPMSIAPFEVLIVALDTREEGVMSAARRIHDRLAEEGMDVLLDDRDARPGFKFKDADLIGIPIRVTVGKKGLTEGVVEVKMRDSKEMVKLTPEAAVAEVMNWVKEAKVL